A genome region from Macaca fascicularis isolate 582-1 chromosome 3, T2T-MFA8v1.1 includes the following:
- the BET1 gene encoding BET1 homolog has product MRRAGLGEGVPPGSYGNYGYANSGYSACEEENERLTESLRSKVTAIKSLSIEIGHEVKTQNKLLSEMDSQFDSTTGFLGKTMGKLKILSRGSQTKLLCYMMLFSLFVFFIIYWIIKLR; this is encoded by the exons ATGAGGCGTGCAGGCCTGG GTGAAGGAGTACCTCCTGGCAGCTATGGGAACTATGGCTATGCTAATAGTGGGTATAGTGCctgtgaagaagaaaatgagaggcTCACTGAAAGTCTGAGAAGCAAAGTAACTGCTATAAAATCT CTTTCCATTGAAATAGGCCATGAAGTTAAAACCCAGAATAAATTATTATCTGAAATG GATTCACAATTTGATTCCACAACTGGATTTCTAGGTAAAACTATGGGCAAACTGAAGATTTTATCCAGAGGGAGCCAAACAAAGCTGCTGTGCTATATGatgctgttttctttatttgtcttttttatcatttattgGATTATTAAACTGAGGTGA